The Puniceicoccus vermicola sequence GCGAGAAGCTCTGCATTTTGATTGATTTGCCGGATCCTAAAGAGATTGAGGATTTTCGATTTCTCTCGGACGAGTCCCTTTCCATCCAAAATTATGGCTATGAAGTCTTTTATAAGGGCTTTAAGAATGGAGACCTTGAGGCGCTAAACTATACCGGCGGTGATATTTTTGCATACAAGGAGACGGGCGGGAGTAACCTCGATATGGAGGATGATTGCTACGATCCGGACGGGAAGCATTTGAGCCTCGAGAAGGATATTTATCCGAATTACCAAATTATTCTGACTGTATCGACTTTCTCGGCCACAGCCCCATTGACGGCGCAGGCCAAGGCGTTTGGTTTCCGTGGTGCGACTTTACACGGGTTGAACCAAATCATCGTCGAGTCGGGACTCGCGGTAGATTATAATCGAATCAGTGATGATGCCGAAAAGCTGCGTCTTGGTCTGACCAAAGCCGACCGCTTCGAAATTGATTTTGAGGTGGAAAATCAGGTGACCACCCTGACTTTGAATACCGATCAGCAGGAAGCGCAGAAAAGTCACGGTCTTTGCCCCCGTGGCAAGCCGGACGTCGCCAATCTTCCGGCTGGGGAGGTCTATTTCGTTCCGACATCCGCCAGCGGCCAGTTTCCCTTTAAGTATGAGGAGGAAACCTTGGGTCTTTTGACTGTCGAAGACGGCAAGATCATTAAGTCCCGCCTGATTTACGGAGACTATTCCCTTGTTGAGGAGCATAATGCCAAGTTGGCCGACGATCCCATGACGGGAGCTCTTGGAGAACTGGGTTTCGGCACACAAAAGCTTCCTTTCTCCGGTCGTGACATCCAGGACGAGAAGATTCTTGGCACTTGTCACATCGCCACCGGTCGCGACGACCACCTCGGCGGTCATTTAACGCCAGACCTGTTCAAGCACCGCGAGAATGCCTCTCACGACGACGTGCTTTATGCGCCGCACAAGACTCCTGAGATCAAGGTGAAGCAGGTGCGCATGTATCGTGATGGGGAGGAGACGGTCATCCTTGAGAACTATCGTCCCGCTGCCTACTTGCTGAACCTGCTCAAGGGTGAAGCGGTCCTGAGCTGAGACCCGGAGCCTTCGATGAGTTCTTCAAAAGCGGTCGACTATGAGTCGGACCGTCTGACTTCCGAGTACCTTCACTTCCATTACGGAAAGGCCGAGGAGGTATTTCCATGGGGTTCCGGTCTGCGTGCGGTGACCTCCTATGCCGAGCGATTGATTGCCGAGCGTTTTCCCTGCGTGCCGGTGGATCGCGGATTGGAGGTCGGTTGTGCGGTGGGTCGTTCCTCCTTTGAGATGGCTCGGCACTGTGAAGAAGTCGTGGGGATCGACTACTCGGAAAAGTTCATTACCACGGCAAAGTCTCTGCAAGCCGGAGATTCGATCCAGTATTCGGTGCGGATGCAGGGAGTCCGCACTCAGGATTTTACCGCCCGTGCTCCGGAGGATGTCGATCTTTCAAGGGTCCGATTTGAGGTCGGGGATGCGCACGCGCTCCCCGAGGAATTGGACGCCTTTGATTGGGTGCTGGGAGCCAATCTTCTTTGCCGCCTTCATCATCCGCGGCAATTTCTGCAACAACTACCGAGACTCGTGACGCCCGGCGGTTACTTGGTTCTCAATTCACCCTTTACTTGGATGGAGGAACATACCGAACCCGCAGAGTGGATCGGAGGGCAGGTGGATGGTCCTGATTCAGCGGAGGAGCTGAAGGCGATTCTGGATCCGCATTTCGAGCTCGTTGATGAGTGCTCGATGCCGTTTCTTATCCGGGAGACCGAACGAAAGTATCAACTCACTGTAGCCCATTCGGGCAAGTGGCGTCGACGGTAGTAAAGCCCCTTCAAGGCTTGGCCTGATCAATACATTTGTGGGCTGTGATGATCGACGAACTCGCATTCGCCGACAGCGAATGATTTCTGACTCGTCGTCAATCTGGCAATACAGGTCGTTTTCAACTCTTTGTCTTCCCCCGAGAGAAGATGGAGAAGCGAGCTGATCCCGGGATTGTGGCCAACGAGGGCAATGCGCTGGGCCTGGTCATCGAATTGTTGTAAGACTGCGAGCAGGGTCTCTGGAGTCGCCTCGTAGATTGCATCCTGTAGGAGGTAGCGCTCCCACGGCAGATTCCATTCTTCCCGAAAAAACTGCGAGGTTTGGTAGGCGCGGATGGCGGGGCTGGAGATGAGAAGATCTGGGGCATCCCAGCGGGGACCGAATCGCTTGGCCATTTTGGGGGCGTCGCGGAGACCTCTGTCGTCCAATGGACGATCAAAGTCATTGAGATGAGGGTGTTCCCACCCGGATTTTGCGTGGCGAATCAGTATAAGCTCTCTCACAGTTCGATGATTCAATCAGGGTTTTGAATGGAGTTCAAAAGGATACCTGATCAAGAGGTGCGTTCGAATCTCCCTTCTTCAACTCTGAACACTTCCCAGTCTCCCGGATGTCGGTCAGGATCAAACTCGGTGCCCGTCGAAAATACCTGGCAGTCCGAAGGCAGGGTTTCCCAAAAGGCTTTGCGCCGCCGGGCGTCCAACTCGCCGAGAATGTCGTCGGCCAAAAGAACGGGAGTTTCTGAGAGGTGGGAAGCCAGATCGCGAAAAAGGGCCAGTTTCAGGGCAATTGCCAGATTGCGTTGTTGCCCATCCGAGGCGTAGTCGCGAGCGGTCCCGGTCTCCGTGGAAAAAATCCAATCATCTCGATGTGGACCTGTTTGTGTTGAGCCGAGGAGTCGATCTCGCTCAAGACCCTCGTTCCAGATGTTTCGTAGCTCCTTTGCGGAACCTTTCTGGAAAGAGCTCCTCAGGCGGAGTCCAGGGTCATCCTTCCCTCCGGATATTTTCTGGAATATGGAGGTGAACAGGGGCGATAGGGATTCGGTTCCCCGTTGGCGGTGGTGGCTGAGTGAGGCTGCCGCTTCGGAGAGAGGATAATCGTGGGCACGAATCTGTTGGTCGGAGGCACCTTTCTTCAGGAGTCGATTGCGCGAAGCGAGTCCGCGGGTGAACTCCCTCAATGCCTCGTAGTAGCTCTTTTGAGAGGAAGCGAAATGGAGGTCCATCATTCGCCTGCGAATGCTGGGGGAGCCACGGATGATCTGAACATCGTCCGTGGCGAGGACAATAGCAGGGAAGCGCGAGAGAAAGTCGCCAAGAGTCGGGCATCTCTCTCCATTGAGTTCCACTTCGCGTCCTCCGGCTCTTTTCAGTTGGAGGAGGACGGTTTCCTGATCAGGGGCGCCGGACTCCAGTTCGAAATAGATACGAGCCATCGATTGCTCGCGACGGATTAAATGGCGGAGGTCGGAGGTGCGGAAGGAGCGCACGGCGTGGAGAAGCCCGAGTGCTTCCAAGAGGTTCGATTTTCCCTGTCCGTTTAAACCGACAAAAAAGATCCGATCTCCCTCGAATCGCAATCGGGCGCTTTCGATATTGCGAAAGTTCTCCAGATTGCAGGAAAGAATCTTCATTCGCCCGGTACGCGCAGCTCTTGGCCGACACGGAGGTCGTTGGGGCTCCGGAGGAGGTTGCGGTTGGCTTGGAAAATTTCTTCCCAGCGGGCGCTGCTACCAAAGACTTTGCGGGCGATCGAGGAAAGGGTGTCCCCGGGCTGGACCACATAGACGGCGGGCTGTTCTGCTGCGCCGCCTGAACGATTGGATGAGGATGAGCCGGGGTTTGCGGTGGCGGAAAGGGTTCCCAAGCGCCGCCGGAGTTCCTGATTCTCACGTTCCAATCGGCTGATCCGGTTTTTGAGGCGATCGCTTTCTTCGCGCTGTCGCTCTACGACCTCCAGCAAATCCGTTTGCTCGACTCCGCTTTGGAACGGTCGACCGGGTAGGGTGCGGGCAAATTCCTTTTTCGCCGTATCGATGAGGCTCTCGACTTCGGGTGCTTGCTTCGCGTCGGGGCGAAGCTCCAGGAACTTCATGAAATGATAGATCGCCAGAATCGGCTGGTTCATATCATTCAGGTAAATCAAGCCCGCTTCAAGGTGTGACTCCGGGGAGTCGGTGCGGTTGTCGATGACCCGCAGAAAGGCGAGGAGCGCTTGCTCATCTTCGCCTTGGCGGAGGAACTTCTTCCCGCGGACGTATTCGGGTTCGTCAGTCTCTTCAAAGACTGCTCGGCCGCCAGGGCTGCAGGAAATCAACAAAAAAGCTGCGAGCGCACTGAAAAACAGTGCGCTCAGCAGCTTTGAAAAAGTTGAAGGCGCGAAACGGGATTCTTGCCGACCAGTCAACCCATTGCGCAAGATATGCGGAATCAAGGGGCCCACTGGGATCCCGTTTCTGAAAATTAACGCTTCGAGAACTGGAACTTCTTGCGGGCGCCGGGCTGACCGGTCTTCTTCCGCTCCTTCTCGCGAGGGTCGCGACGAAGGTGACCTTCCTTCTTAAGAGGGGCGCGGAGTTCTGCGTCATACTTCTGCAGAGCCCGAGCGATTCCGAGAGAAACAGCTCCAGCCTGACCGGTGATTCCACCACCATTGACTCGTGCGATCACGTCGAAGGAGTCTTGCTTTTCAGCGGTGATGAGTGGAGCCGCTACGGCACGTTGTGCCTGCTCGGTTGGGAAAAATTCAGCGCAGGTCTTGCCGTTGACGGTGATTTCACCGCTGCCGGGCTTGATGCGGACGCGTGCGGAAGCGCGCTTGCGACGGCCTGTGGCCGAGAAAATAGTCGTTGTCTCACTCATAGGTCGGAGAAATTATCTTAGAAAGGAAAAGAAGTCGGCTCTTGGGCACCGTGGGGATGTTCTTCACCCGCGTAGACCTTAAGCTTCTTGATCATCTCACGAGCCAGCTTGTTCTTGGGGAGCATTCCCTTCACAGCATTCTCGATGATGAACTCGGGGCGCTTGGCGCGGAAGTCGGCCACGTTGC is a genomic window containing:
- a CDS encoding histidine phosphatase family protein, giving the protein MRELILIRHAKSGWEHPHLNDFDRPLDDRGLRDAPKMAKRFGPRWDAPDLLISSPAIRAYQTSQFFREEWNLPWERYLLQDAIYEATPETLLAVLQQFDDQAQRIALVGHNPGISSLLHLLSGEDKELKTTCIARLTTSQKSFAVGECEFVDHHSPQMY
- a CDS encoding Cell division protein CpoB is translated as MISCSPGGRAVFEETDEPEYVRGKKFLRQGEDEQALLAFLRVIDNRTDSPESHLEAGLIYLNDMNQPILAIYHFMKFLELRPDAKQAPEVESLIDTAKKEFARTLPGRPFQSGVEQTDLLEVVERQREESDRLKNRISRLERENQELRRRLGTLSATANPGSSSSNRSGGAAEQPAVYVVQPGDTLSSIARKVFGSSARWEEIFQANRNLLRSPNDLRVGQELRVPGE
- the recF gene encoding DNA replication/repair protein RecF (All proteins in this family for which functions are known are DNA-binding proteins that assist the filamentation of RecA onto DNA for the initiation of recombination or recombinational repair.), whose translation is MKILSCNLENFRNIESARLRFEGDRIFFVGLNGQGKSNLLEALGLLHAVRSFRTSDLRHLIRREQSMARIYFELESGAPDQETVLLQLKRAGGREVELNGERCPTLGDFLSRFPAIVLATDDVQIIRGSPSIRRRMMDLHFASSQKSYYEALREFTRGLASRNRLLKKGASDQQIRAHDYPLSEAAASLSHHRQRGTESLSPLFTSIFQKISGGKDDPGLRLRSSFQKGSAKELRNIWNEGLERDRLLGSTQTGPHRDDWIFSTETGTARDYASDGQQRNLAIALKLALFRDLASHLSETPVLLADDILGELDARRRKAFWETLPSDCQVFSTGTEFDPDRHPGDWEVFRVEEGRFERTS
- a CDS encoding putative 4-mercaptohistidine N1-methyltransferase, which codes for MSSSKAVDYESDRLTSEYLHFHYGKAEEVFPWGSGLRAVTSYAERLIAERFPCVPVDRGLEVGCAVGRSSFEMARHCEEVVGIDYSEKFITTAKSLQAGDSIQYSVRMQGVRTQDFTARAPEDVDLSRVRFEVGDAHALPEELDAFDWVLGANLLCRLHHPRQFLQQLPRLVTPGGYLVLNSPFTWMEEHTEPAEWIGGQVDGPDSAEELKAILDPHFELVDECSMPFLIRETERKYQLTVAHSGKWRRR
- the rpsI gene encoding 30S ribosomal protein S9 → MSETTTIFSATGRRKRASARVRIKPGSGEITVNGKTCAEFFPTEQAQRAVAAPLITAEKQDSFDVIARVNGGGITGQAGAVSLGIARALQKYDAELRAPLKKEGHLRRDPREKERKKTGQPGARKKFQFSKR